One window of Sphingobacteriales bacterium genomic DNA carries:
- a CDS encoding class I SAM-dependent methyltransferase, whose product MNNPYPVKWRLAQFLELLWWKKYLSDKPESDYLNWKREYWKNFLNCISDVLPIHNYSNILDAGCGPAGIFTILANHQVTAIDPLLDKYQHGIAHFNPLNYPQVSFFSIPIEQLQAKNEYDIVFCLNAINHVADIQKAMYRLADSVKTGGYLVLSIDAHRYNFLKYLFRLFPGDVLHPHQHNLSGYLQMIGQYPFTILKTHCLKQSLIFNYWVIVAQKTGHSL is encoded by the coding sequence ATGAACAACCCCTACCCTGTTAAATGGCGGCTCGCTCAGTTTCTCGAACTCTTATGGTGGAAAAAATACCTGTCCGACAAACCTGAATCTGATTATCTGAATTGGAAACGAGAATACTGGAAAAATTTTCTCAACTGTATTTCGGATGTCCTCCCTATTCATAATTACTCAAACATTCTGGATGCCGGTTGCGGACCTGCAGGTATCTTTACCATACTTGCAAACCATCAGGTTACTGCCATTGACCCATTATTAGATAAATATCAGCACGGAATTGCGCACTTTAACCCCTTAAATTATCCACAGGTTTCTTTCTTTTCAATTCCAATAGAACAACTCCAAGCAAAAAACGAATATGACATTGTGTTTTGTCTCAACGCAATCAACCATGTTGCCGATATTCAAAAGGCAATGTACAGGCTTGCAGATTCGGTTAAGACTGGCGGTTATTTGGTATTAAGTATAGATGCCCACCGGTATAATTTTCTCAAATATTTGTTTCGTTTGTTTCCCGGCGATGTTCTTCATCCGCATCAACATAATTTGAGCGGATATTTACAAATGATCGGACAATATCCATTTACCATTCTCAAAACCCACTGCCTCAAGCAATCACTTATCTTTAATTATTGGGTTATTGTAGCACAAAAAACCGGACATTCGCTATGA